The following proteins come from a genomic window of Peptoniphilus equinus:
- a CDS encoding uracil-xanthine permease family protein produces MDLNKNKIQSRSLFDLDGKPELGKALPIAFQHLLAMIVGNTLPAIVLTGQLANTPYALAPDEAVYLIQAGMFIAAIATFLQLYPVLKVGAKLPVIMGVSFAYIPVLTSIGVKYGLGAVFGAELVGGIVAFLVGMNIKRLYKYFPPIVSGTVVLTIGLSLYSVALNYMAGGNGNPKQGDMVYWIVAFLTLAVVLICNMYFKGIIKLAAILVGIVAGYIASVAFGIVDFSGISEAAMFTIPKIMPWKLEFPIDAVITMSVMFVVNSIQAVGDLSSTTAGGLKRTPTGDELEGGIKANGISSIIGSVIGGLPTATYSQNVGIVSLTKVVSRYTLGITAGLILIAAFIPKFGALMLSVPQAVIGGATVTVFAQITMSGMQLITSDEMSSRNVTITGLGIALGMGIVQLKPEALAQFPEWFRMVFTSSPVVLATLVVFVLNLILPKKTIAEEEAERRAMDNK; encoded by the coding sequence ATGGATTTAAATAAGAATAAAATCCAAAGTCGTTCACTATTTGACTTGGACGGCAAGCCGGAACTTGGCAAAGCATTACCAATTGCATTTCAACATTTACTCGCGATGATTGTCGGTAACACATTACCTGCTATCGTATTGACAGGACAACTTGCCAATACACCGTATGCACTGGCACCGGATGAAGCGGTTTATCTCATTCAAGCCGGTATGTTCATTGCAGCTATTGCAACATTCTTGCAATTATATCCTGTGTTAAAAGTCGGTGCGAAACTCCCTGTCATCATGGGTGTATCTTTCGCATATATTCCGGTACTTACCAGCATTGGTGTTAAGTATGGCCTGGGAGCTGTATTTGGTGCTGAGCTTGTCGGCGGTATTGTGGCGTTCTTAGTAGGGATGAACATCAAACGGCTCTATAAATATTTCCCACCAATCGTCAGCGGTACTGTAGTACTTACCATCGGGTTATCCCTCTATTCTGTAGCATTAAATTACATGGCAGGTGGTAACGGCAACCCGAAACAAGGCGATATGGTTTATTGGATTGTAGCCTTTTTAACCTTGGCCGTAGTACTTATCTGTAATATGTATTTCAAAGGCATTATTAAATTAGCAGCCATCTTGGTAGGGATTGTGGCAGGTTATATTGCATCTGTCGCTTTTGGGATCGTTGATTTTTCAGGAATCAGTGAAGCTGCCATGTTTACCATTCCAAAAATCATGCCTTGGAAGTTGGAATTCCCAATCGATGCTGTCATCACCATGTCCGTTATGTTTGTAGTTAACTCTATTCAAGCGGTAGGTGACCTTTCTTCCACCACTGCCGGCGGATTGAAACGGACTCCAACCGGTGACGAACTTGAAGGCGGTATTAAAGCTAACGGTATTTCTTCCATCATTGGTTCTGTTATCGGGGGTCTTCCAACAGCAACTTACAGCCAAAATGTTGGGATTGTCAGTCTGACAAAAGTCGTCTCTCGTTACACATTAGGGATCACTGCAGGCCTGATCTTAATCGCAGCTTTTATTCCTAAGTTTGGTGCGTTAATGCTTTCAGTACCGCAAGCTGTTATCGGCGGCGCAACGGTTACTGTGTTTGCACAGATCACCATGAGCGGCATGCAACTTATTACTTCTGATGAAATGAGCAGTCGTAATGTTACGATCACAGGTCTTGGTATCGCACTTGGTATGGGTATCGTACAGCTTAAACCGGAAGCACTTGCACAGTTCCCGGAATGGTTCAGAATGGTATTCACATCATCTCCGGTTGTCCTGGCAACCTTGGTTGTGTTCGTGCTTAACTTGATCCTTCCAAAGAAAACTATCGCAGAGGAAGAAGCTGAACGACGCGCAATGGACAATAAATAA
- the hydA gene encoding dihydropyrimidinase, whose protein sequence is MALLIKNGKVLVNSELCPKDLLIEDGKITHIADVIPQGNAQVLDAKGQMILPGGVDVHTHMSLDLGAYVAVDDFYTGTVAAANGGTTTIVDHIGFLERGSSLQEMIDHYHDLAHDKAVIDYSFHGAMQEASPSHLVELDTLFESGIVSIKLYTTYGGMLEDDAILRVLKKAKETGTVVCVHCENDGAIRALRAEAETAGHLDPIYHAKTRPNVTEAEAINRLIYLSDIAGFPKLYIVHTSTKEGLEEIKAARRRGVKNLYCETCTQYLLLDESKYTSGGNEEGVKYIMAPPLRTITDQGALWDGVRNGDVDVIATDHCPFFYERDKLPHKDNFLTCPGGAPGVEERIELILTEGLKRGIALERLVDVLATNPSDIFGMSQKGRLEEGADGDVILVDVSPYTIARDNRHSRVDYTCYEGFTTQYRVTTVVSHGVIVKDGHDFYGKAGMGQFIKRRF, encoded by the coding sequence ATGGCACTACTGATAAAAAACGGCAAGGTGTTGGTCAATTCAGAGCTTTGCCCTAAAGATCTTCTCATTGAAGACGGAAAAATTACACATATAGCTGATGTGATACCACAAGGTAACGCTCAGGTTTTGGATGCCAAAGGCCAGATGATTTTGCCGGGCGGAGTGGATGTTCACACGCATATGTCCCTAGACTTAGGTGCGTATGTGGCAGTTGATGATTTCTATACCGGGACTGTGGCGGCGGCCAACGGCGGTACTACGACGATTGTAGACCACATTGGATTTTTAGAACGCGGCAGCAGTTTGCAGGAGATGATTGACCACTATCATGATCTTGCTCATGACAAAGCGGTCATCGATTATTCGTTTCACGGCGCTATGCAGGAAGCAAGTCCCTCCCATTTGGTGGAGTTGGACACTCTGTTTGAAAGTGGGATTGTGTCGATAAAACTTTACACCACCTATGGTGGCATGCTTGAAGATGATGCGATACTTCGAGTGTTGAAAAAGGCGAAGGAAACCGGCACAGTGGTTTGTGTTCACTGCGAAAATGACGGTGCTATCCGAGCGCTGCGTGCCGAAGCTGAAACGGCGGGTCATTTGGATCCTATTTATCATGCGAAGACCAGACCTAACGTCACCGAAGCGGAGGCTATCAATCGACTCATTTATCTCAGTGACATCGCAGGCTTTCCGAAGCTCTATATTGTTCACACCTCGACCAAAGAAGGTTTAGAGGAGATCAAAGCCGCCCGTCGCAGAGGCGTTAAAAATCTCTATTGCGAGACGTGTACACAGTACTTGCTTCTGGATGAATCGAAGTACACAAGCGGCGGCAATGAAGAAGGTGTCAAGTATATTATGGCACCGCCCCTTCGCACAATTACTGATCAAGGGGCCTTATGGGACGGCGTTCGAAATGGCGATGTGGATGTCATTGCCACGGATCATTGTCCATTCTTTTATGAACGAGATAAACTGCCACACAAAGATAACTTTCTTACGTGTCCGGGTGGGGCGCCCGGTGTGGAGGAGCGCATAGAGCTCATCTTAACTGAGGGACTAAAACGCGGCATCGCACTGGAGCGGCTTGTCGATGTGCTTGCTACCAATCCGAGTGATATTTTTGGCATGTCACAGAAAGGACGCTTAGAAGAGGGTGCAGATGGAGATGTGATTTTGGTGGATGTATCACCTTACACGATTGCCCGGGATAACCGTCATTCTCGAGTGGATTATACCTGCTATGAAGGATTTACGACCCAGTATCGTGTTACCACTGTTGTGTCGCACGGTGTTATTGTTAAAGACGGCCACGACTTCTACGGCAAGGCCGGTATGGGACAATTTATAAAGAGGAGATTTTGA
- the ssnA gene encoding putative aminohydrolase SsnA, with protein sequence MLIVNARLITNDKDNTLYDDGAVYIKGNVIEEVGTTAELKAKYSDDELFDAKGRVVMPGMICAHSHIYSTYARGMGVSEPTDNFYHVLENQWWRLDRLLTLEDVKLNGLTTFMESIQLGVTTLIDHHSGPNSVEGSLFALGDAAKETGMRASLCYEVSDRDGMDIRDKEIKENVDFIKACQKDDHGDMLKGLFGLHASFTLSDDTLNKSAEAMAGVYDGYHVHVAEGIEDEWDTIKTHGKRVVERFEDFGMITENTLAVHGVHVNEREMDILKHHNTPVIFNPESNMNNAVGCPPILRMLEKGITVGLGTDAYTNDMFESMKVANILLAHNACDPTKGFGETLQLQFKNNPKIVSRYFNRPLGVIEKGAYADIITLDYNPFTPVTANNWGGHSLFGFTGRLVNDSIINGDVVMKDKIITKVDQAEVHAKSSERVKAIWKCM encoded by the coding sequence ATGCTTATAGTCAACGCACGACTTATTACTAACGATAAGGATAATACGCTTTACGATGATGGTGCTGTATATATCAAGGGCAATGTCATTGAAGAGGTAGGTACCACCGCAGAGCTTAAGGCAAAGTATTCCGATGATGAGCTTTTTGATGCAAAAGGACGCGTCGTGATGCCGGGTATGATCTGTGCTCACTCTCACATCTATTCCACCTATGCACGGGGAATGGGCGTATCTGAACCGACTGACAATTTTTACCATGTCCTTGAAAATCAATGGTGGCGCTTGGACCGACTACTCACTTTGGAGGATGTAAAACTGAACGGTCTCACCACCTTTATGGAATCGATTCAACTGGGGGTCACGACACTCATTGATCACCATTCCGGTCCAAATTCTGTAGAAGGGTCTCTATTTGCCTTGGGTGATGCAGCGAAGGAAACAGGGATGCGAGCCTCATTGTGCTACGAAGTTTCCGACCGTGACGGCATGGACATCCGAGACAAGGAAATCAAGGAGAATGTGGACTTTATAAAAGCGTGCCAAAAGGACGACCATGGCGATATGCTCAAAGGTCTCTTCGGTCTTCACGCGTCATTCACACTGTCTGATGACACATTGAACAAATCTGCAGAAGCCATGGCGGGCGTCTACGACGGGTACCATGTGCATGTAGCGGAGGGTATTGAAGATGAATGGGATACCATCAAAACCCATGGTAAACGTGTGGTAGAACGCTTTGAAGATTTCGGCATGATTACCGAAAACACGTTGGCAGTACACGGCGTCCATGTCAATGAACGGGAAATGGACATCTTAAAACACCACAATACACCGGTCATTTTTAATCCGGAATCAAACATGAACAATGCTGTCGGTTGTCCGCCTATTTTAAGAATGCTTGAGAAGGGCATTACCGTTGGATTGGGTACCGATGCATATACCAACGATATGTTTGAGTCTATGAAAGTGGCCAATATCCTTTTGGCGCACAATGCGTGTGATCCGACCAAAGGTTTTGGCGAGACGCTGCAACTGCAATTTAAGAACAATCCTAAGATTGTAAGCCGCTATTTCAATCGTCCTTTAGGTGTCATAGAAAAGGGCGCTTATGCTGACATTATCACTTTAGACTATAATCCGTTCACACCGGTTACAGCCAATAACTGGGGCGGACATAGTTTGTTTGGCTTCACCGGTCGACTGGTCAATGATTCCATCATCAATGGCGACGTCGTTATGAAAGATAAAATTATAACGAAAGTCGATCAAGCCGAAGTTCACGCAAAGTCCTCTGAGCGTGTCAAAGCTATTTGGAAGTGTATGTAA
- the ygfK gene encoding putative selenate reductase subunit YgfK: MSEFMRSIPFDKLIEWSLNEYKNEGKIFGVRKENFYKNKSGKMLTTIFGDTIASAVGPAAGPQSQLAQNLVASYLAGARFMEIKTVQVLDGEDIQKAIARPCIAAEDECYNCEWSTELTVEQAFIEYTKGFFAIQVLAKELGLADKKDFAYNMSVGYDLEGIQSKKIDTYIESLRNAENTDIYKECKAYLRDHLDQFEHFTQADLDAIPTTVCNSITLSTLHGCPAAEIESIATYLLDEKKISTFIKCNPTMLGYDYARKTLDSMGFDYISFTDHHFNNDLQYADAVVMIERLLALAKKNGLAFGVKLTNTFPVDVKRNELPSEEMYMSGRSLLPLSLSMAAMLSEKFEGKLPMSYSGGADATNIRDIFEALGQPITVATTILKPGGYARFNQLAELTEDLLDRPYRGVDVEKILALRDRVIGEWKNNKLYREKVASRKTDSALPLTDCYKAPCKDGGCPIEQQIPEYLKLVSEERYDEAMKVIGNDNTAPTILGMICAHHCQEHCTRVDYEKTLQIRDMKLVAAKHAQEKFVSAIKPSDLVSDKKVLVIGAGPGGIAAASYLRRNGVDVTVYEKLAKPYGIVSHIIPEFRIPDEDIQKDYLIAVNQGVKFVFNREVTEKYDDLKKDFDYVIVATGAWAPGLSPVKEGQEKIVDALDFLWHIRMEDGLDLGKTVAVVGAGDVAMDCTRLAARQPGVEKVTLVYRRTESYMPATQEEVNDVKAEGHEILELTAPYKYDGKILSCEKMMLSDFDASGRRSVKGTGEMLELEFDTVIGATGARVDTTAFAENGVNMDERGRLKLLPTMESNLENVYFIGDCKAGPSTIVKAMGDAKRVALDILAKENLDNDFERFTFEADVDDIYAKRGIIVEKLEGHKEGSRCLKCDQICEICTEVCPNRANVAIAVQGYDNLHQIIHIDGMCNECGNCGVFCPHAGEPYKDKLTIFWTDEDFEDSTNVGFIKISEDTYRVRMENGNVVETKLNEGRLSDNLVRFITAIEEDYPHYVSPTYKVF; encoded by the coding sequence ATGAGCGAATTTATGCGATCCATTCCATTTGATAAACTGATTGAATGGTCACTGAATGAATATAAAAACGAAGGAAAAATTTTTGGCGTACGCAAAGAAAATTTCTACAAAAATAAGTCCGGTAAAATGTTGACGACTATTTTTGGCGACACCATTGCCTCTGCCGTGGGACCGGCAGCCGGACCTCAATCACAACTTGCACAAAACTTAGTGGCATCGTATCTTGCGGGGGCACGGTTTATGGAAATAAAAACGGTGCAAGTTCTCGACGGGGAAGATATTCAAAAAGCTATTGCACGGCCGTGTATCGCTGCTGAAGATGAATGTTACAACTGTGAGTGGTCCACAGAACTTACGGTAGAACAAGCTTTTATTGAATACACTAAAGGTTTCTTTGCCATTCAGGTATTGGCGAAAGAACTTGGATTGGCCGACAAAAAAGACTTTGCCTATAATATGTCTGTCGGTTATGACCTGGAAGGTATCCAATCCAAGAAAATTGATACTTACATTGAATCTCTCAGAAATGCGGAAAATACTGATATTTATAAGGAGTGCAAAGCTTACTTGCGCGATCATTTAGATCAATTTGAGCACTTTACTCAAGCAGATCTGGATGCTATTCCGACAACCGTTTGCAACTCTATTACACTATCCACCCTTCACGGCTGTCCTGCAGCTGAAATTGAATCCATAGCAACGTATCTCCTCGATGAAAAGAAAATCAGTACGTTCATCAAGTGCAACCCAACCATGCTGGGTTATGACTATGCGAGAAAGACTTTGGATTCCATGGGATTTGATTACATTTCTTTTACGGATCATCACTTCAACAACGATTTGCAATATGCCGACGCTGTCGTGATGATAGAGCGACTCTTAGCTCTGGCTAAGAAGAACGGTCTGGCTTTTGGCGTTAAACTCACCAATACGTTCCCGGTTGATGTCAAACGCAACGAATTGCCTTCAGAAGAAATGTATATGTCCGGACGCTCATTGCTGCCGCTGTCCCTTTCTATGGCAGCTATGCTGTCAGAAAAGTTTGAGGGCAAGTTGCCAATGTCATACTCCGGAGGCGCAGATGCCACTAACATTCGAGATATTTTTGAAGCTCTCGGACAACCAATCACTGTGGCAACTACCATTCTCAAACCGGGTGGATACGCTCGTTTCAATCAACTGGCAGAGCTTACTGAAGATCTTCTCGACAGGCCGTACCGTGGTGTGGATGTAGAAAAAATCCTCGCACTCCGCGATCGTGTCATTGGCGAGTGGAAAAACAATAAGCTTTACAGAGAAAAGGTTGCTTCCCGTAAGACCGATTCAGCATTACCGCTTACCGATTGCTATAAAGCGCCATGTAAAGACGGCGGGTGTCCTATTGAACAGCAAATTCCAGAATACCTTAAACTGGTGAGCGAAGAACGCTATGATGAAGCGATGAAAGTCATCGGCAATGACAACACCGCGCCGACCATTCTCGGAATGATTTGCGCACACCATTGCCAAGAGCATTGTACTCGTGTGGATTATGAAAAGACGCTGCAAATTAGGGATATGAAGCTAGTTGCAGCAAAGCATGCTCAAGAAAAATTTGTCAGTGCCATCAAACCTTCAGATTTGGTTTCGGACAAAAAAGTGTTAGTCATCGGCGCAGGTCCCGGTGGGATTGCTGCAGCGTCCTATTTGAGACGCAACGGGGTCGATGTCACCGTCTATGAAAAACTGGCTAAACCATATGGTATTGTGAGCCATATCATTCCAGAATTCAGAATCCCGGATGAGGATATTCAAAAAGACTATCTGATTGCCGTGAATCAAGGCGTCAAGTTTGTATTCAACCGGGAAGTCACAGAAAAGTATGACGATCTTAAGAAGGATTTCGATTATGTGATTGTGGCCACCGGTGCATGGGCACCTGGACTTTCTCCGGTTAAAGAGGGACAGGAGAAAATTGTTGACGCGTTAGATTTTCTGTGGCACATTAGAATGGAAGACGGCTTAGATCTGGGAAAAACAGTCGCGGTCGTCGGTGCCGGTGATGTGGCAATGGACTGCACACGTCTTGCTGCACGACAACCGGGCGTAGAAAAAGTCACTTTGGTTTATCGTCGAACTGAAAGCTACATGCCGGCCACTCAAGAAGAAGTGAACGACGTCAAAGCGGAAGGCCATGAAATTCTTGAGTTAACGGCGCCGTATAAGTATGACGGCAAGATTTTAAGTTGTGAAAAAATGATGTTAAGCGATTTTGACGCATCCGGTCGCCGTTCTGTGAAGGGTACCGGAGAGATGCTAGAGCTTGAGTTCGACACCGTCATTGGGGCGACCGGAGCTCGGGTGGATACGACAGCTTTTGCTGAGAACGGCGTGAATATGGACGAGCGTGGTCGATTGAAACTGCTTCCAACTATGGAATCTAATTTGGAAAATGTCTACTTCATCGGAGACTGCAAAGCCGGTCCGTCCACGATTGTTAAGGCTATGGGTGATGCCAAAAGGGTGGCCTTAGATATTTTAGCCAAAGAAAACCTGGATAATGACTTTGAGCGTTTTACTTTCGAAGCCGATGTGGATGACATCTACGCAAAACGTGGCATCATTGTAGAAAAGCTGGAAGGCCACAAAGAGGGATCACGGTGTTTAAAATGTGATCAGATCTGTGAGATTTGTACTGAAGTATGTCCAAATCGTGCTAACGTTGCCATTGCGGTTCAAGGTTATGACAACCTACACCAAATCATTCACATTGACGGTATGTGTAATGAGTGTGGTAACTGTGGCGTATTCTGTCCGCATGCCGGCGAGCCTTATAAAGATAAGCTCACCATATTCTGGACAGATGAAGACTTTGAAGACTCAACCAACGTCGGCTTTATCAAAATTTCCGAGGATACTTACCGAGTGCGCATGGAAAACGGCAATGTCGTGGAAACCAAGCTGAATGAAGGTCGGTTGAGCGATAATCTTGTACGCTTTATTACAGCCATTGAAGAAGATTATCCACATTATGTAAGTCCAACGTATAAGGTATTTTAA